ACTGCCCCCCAGTGGCCCGAGGGCCTGACCGACGCCACCCCGCTGCCCTATAACGTCTGGCGCGTGATGACCCATGTGGACGGCGCGCGCGACGTGGCCGAGGTTGCGCGGCTGGCCAGCCTGACGGTGCCCGACGTGCAGGAGCGCCTGCGCGCCGCTGCCGATTGGGTCAAGCGCGCCACCCAGCATCACCAGCAGGTGTCGGACGACATGGCCGACGCTGTGACCGCCTGCCTGACCCCGGTGGTGGGCCCCATGGCCGCCGTGATGGTGGACGAGGCGCTGGACGATCTGGGCGACGCCACCACCCTGAACAACCTGCTCTCGCATGTGGCGCGGCAGCTGAGCCCCGAGCGCGTGCAGCAGTTTGCCCGCAACCTCCGCGCCCGGGGACTGGCATGAGCCGCTGCGCCAGCCCGACCACCCCGCCACCCCTGATTCCCCTGATTCCCCTCACCCTGGGAGCCCACACATGAAGTACACCGTTGTCATTCGAGAAGCCGTCGCGCAGGACAGAAAGCAGGAGCTGGAGCAGCTGCTGCAGGAGCGGTTCGGCCTGAACGCCGAGCAGGCCCAGCGCCTGGGCAGCCGCCGCTCCGGGCGCCTGATGAAGCCCACCGGCCGCGCGCGCGCCGAGCTGCTGATGTCCATGTTCCAGCAGGTGGGGGCCAGCGTGGCGCTGGAAGAGGTCCGCGAGGAAACGGACATGCTCAGTGAGCCCTTCCAGGGCGTGGCCCCCAGCCGGCCGGCCCCCGCCCCGGTCATGGCCGACGACGCGCCGCTGGCACCGCTGCAGGCCCAGAGCACCGCCTCGCAGGACATGGCGGACCTGCGGGCCTCGGCCATCTGGCCGGCTGTGCCCTTTGCCGAGAGCGCCCCGGATCAGAACCCCTTCGGGGCGCCGGACCCCTTTGCGGCCCCGGCGATGGGCGGCTCCAGTGGGGGCGCCCTGGACGGCGGCCTGGCCAGCGCCCTGGGTGGACTGGACAGCGGGCCCAGCGGCTGGGGCGGCGGCGCGGCCGTGATGGACCCGGTGACGGCGCCGCCCCCCAGCGCCCCCGCTGCGGCGCCCGACGCCAGCGCCGACGTATGGTCCGACTTTACCGGCGCCTTGACGATGCACGACGCCACGCCGGCCGCCGGGCCCGTGGCGGCCGGCGTGCCCCAGGCCATGGACACCATGGTGGTGACCCCGCTGGTGGACGACGCGCCCAAGGCCACCAAGCGCCGCACCAGCCTGGGCCAGCGCATGGCCGTGGGCGCGCTGGTGCCGCTGGGCATCTCCAGCGCCCTGACCCTGGGCGTGCTGGCGCTGACGCTGCCGCCCCTGCAACAGGGCCTGGTGCAGCGCAACGCGCAGGCCGTGGCCGTGGCGGTCAGCAGCAACATTGACCCCAACCGGGGCTTTCAGGCGATTCAGCCGCAGCTGGACGCGCTGGTGAACAACTCCAGC
The window above is part of the Deinococcus arcticus genome. Proteins encoded here:
- a CDS encoding HAMP domain-containing protein → MKYTVVIREAVAQDRKQELEQLLQERFGLNAEQAQRLGSRRSGRLMKPTGRARAELLMSMFQQVGASVALEEVREETDMLSEPFQGVAPSRPAPAPVMADDAPLAPLQAQSTASQDMADLRASAIWPAVPFAESAPDQNPFGAPDPFAAPAMGGSSGGALDGGLASALGGLDSGPSGWGGGAAVMDPVTAPPPSAPAAAPDASADVWSDFTGALTMHDATPAAGPVAAGVPQAMDTMVVTPLVDDAPKATKRRTSLGQRMAVGALVPLGISSALTLGVLALTLPPLQQGLVQRNAQAVAVAVSSNIDPNRGFQAIQPQLDALVNNSSVGFVQVELRDGSRYFASQNTEINDLLNAEVSNWLIENPSKSNFLATISPAKVYQARANEMKEMGGTANDVQKLQAQADDPKNQKATNVNFIVQQVTVSQTDGKRALTSGREVDGNDNLLYTVAVGVSNAQQAAALRNTLLLVLFVSLLALGLAAYLALRAARRVVEPIEQLVKIADSISMGDLSRPVQAERNDEIGDLAQALERMRLSLDSAMERLRRRRRS